A region from the Terriglobales bacterium genome encodes:
- a CDS encoding alpha/beta fold hydrolase yields MRAKRTASSSSCLAPRHYDIREDAADAGIPIWKEVLFGAELLLLHASPVFYGLGIPRGDGSAVVVIPGFLGTDLYLTHLAEWLGRIGYRSYVSGMGLNAECPNLLIKYRLTETIDKARRHTRRKIHLIGHSLGGVMARSIAAQRPNDVASVTTLAAPFRGTVLNHSVLNVAEAVRQNILNEHAQDVLPDCYTPRCTCEFVNSLRRRMNGSALQTAIYTRDDGVVDWHYCRTGDQDIDFEVSGTHMGLVFNPAVYTVIAERLGEARTRRRVNGAARRH; encoded by the coding sequence GTGAGAGCGAAAAGAACAGCGTCATCATCATCGTGCCTGGCACCGCGGCACTACGACATCCGTGAGGATGCGGCCGACGCGGGCATTCCCATCTGGAAAGAAGTCCTGTTCGGCGCCGAACTCCTCCTGCTGCATGCCTCCCCCGTGTTCTATGGCCTTGGGATCCCGCGCGGCGACGGCTCTGCCGTGGTGGTTATTCCAGGCTTCCTGGGCACCGATCTTTATCTGACGCACCTGGCGGAGTGGCTGGGCCGGATCGGCTATCGCTCCTACGTTTCCGGGATGGGGCTGAACGCCGAGTGCCCGAACCTGCTCATCAAATACCGGCTGACGGAGACCATCGACAAGGCGCGGCGGCATACCCGACGCAAGATCCACCTCATCGGGCACAGCCTGGGAGGTGTCATGGCGCGTTCCATCGCGGCGCAGCGGCCCAACGACGTGGCTTCGGTCACCACCCTGGCCGCCCCCTTCCGCGGCACGGTGCTGAACCACAGCGTGTTGAACGTGGCCGAGGCGGTGCGCCAGAACATCCTCAATGAGCACGCGCAGGACGTCCTGCCCGACTGTTATACCCCGCGTTGTACCTGTGAGTTCGTGAACTCGCTGCGTCGCCGGATGAACGGTTCCGCGCTCCAGACCGCCATCTATACCCGCGATGATGGGGTCGTGGACTGGCACTACTGCCGCACTGGGGACCAGGATATCGATTTCGAGGTTTCCGGCACCCACATGGGGCTGGTCTTCAATCCCGCGGTGTACACGGTGATCGCGGA
- a CDS encoding polyhydroxyalkanoate synthesis regulator DNA-binding domain-containing protein, with protein sequence MRGAGLKTGPVVIKKYGNRRLYDTSTSRYINLDDIARLVRNGKNVQVLDARSGEDLTRVTLAQIIMEDAKEQPTGLPLELLRQLIVATDEVGRDFVMWYLRSAFDTYQKLHSALQSGITGVRSAALTPLEVMQDMLKGSRAEKERRPAAPRRKTKSPLRQTPAARRRKR encoded by the coding sequence ATGCGAGGTGCAGGCTTGAAGACCGGCCCGGTGGTCATCAAGAAGTACGGAAACCGGCGGCTTTACGACACTTCCACCAGCCGGTACATCAACCTGGACGACATCGCTCGCCTAGTCCGAAATGGGAAAAATGTCCAAGTCCTCGATGCCCGCAGCGGCGAAGACCTGACCCGGGTCACCCTGGCGCAGATCATCATGGAAGACGCCAAGGAGCAGCCGACCGGACTTCCCCTCGAATTGCTGCGCCAATTGATCGTCGCCACCGATGAGGTCGGCCGCGACTTCGTGATGTGGTACCTGCGCTCCGCGTTCGACACCTATCAAAAACTGCACAGTGCCCTGCAGAGCGGCATCACCGGCGTGCGCTCCGCGGCCCTGACTCCGCTGGAGGTGATGCAGGACATGCTCAAGGGATCTCGGGCAGAGAAGGAGCGTCGTCCAGCAGCTCCGCGGAGAAAGACCAAGTCACCCCTCCGGCAAACACCCGCCGCTCGCCGGAGAAAGCGCTAG
- a CDS encoding wax ester/triacylglycerol synthase family O-acyltransferase — MTTLHDCDCLSFGDSLFLSLERQGMPLHMASLSIFEGRIALKGCLRYVHSKLPLIPRYRQRVVAAPLNLTLPSWQPDPEFDLRNHIREVRLRQGTEKEMRALAARILSTNLDRERPLWDMTLLTGLSRGRTGVLTRVHHCMADGLSGVELMNVLMDHTPEHARPSKVSPGPRLKGQPAPSLLECFLQSCLSTAQRVFTAESELLTMAERVVGGGKGNGDAEAQPHPGLNGNAPALSAEELNRILPQLLAPAQRLPFNIVCRGPQKFECAEVPLATLKQIKHACGVSLNDVVLGLVTYAVYNYASVHNVRARGRSLRIVVPVSIRRKSERGELGNHITFVPVTVPLHRRRVRDLVFAAHEYVQSLKRAHVGELVGLAGTLLGAIPAPLQAALGPVASQLPLSVCNLICTNVPGPHDALYLLGHKMLACYPYVPIGGEMGMNCAMLSYDGTAYFGFTGDVHAVPDLASLPKFLLAGFARLQKEIGIRAPRPVQARPAATVSEPVLKFPGKKPASAKTSGQPATKVVGAAAGAA, encoded by the coding sequence ATGACCACGCTCCACGATTGTGATTGTCTCTCGTTCGGCGATTCTCTCTTCCTCAGCCTGGAACGGCAAGGCATGCCTCTGCACATGGCCTCGCTGAGCATCTTCGAGGGGAGAATTGCGCTGAAAGGCTGCTTACGGTACGTGCATTCGAAGCTGCCATTGATCCCACGCTATCGCCAGCGGGTGGTGGCGGCGCCGCTCAACCTGACCCTGCCCTCGTGGCAGCCGGACCCGGAGTTCGATCTGCGCAACCACATCCGGGAAGTGCGCCTGCGCCAGGGAACAGAAAAGGAAATGAGAGCGCTGGCCGCGCGCATCCTGAGCACCAACCTGGACCGCGAGCGGCCGCTGTGGGACATGACACTGCTGACCGGGCTGAGTCGTGGACGCACCGGCGTGCTGACGCGGGTGCATCACTGCATGGCCGACGGGCTTTCCGGCGTGGAGCTGATGAACGTGCTGATGGACCACACGCCAGAGCATGCCCGGCCATCCAAGGTGTCTCCGGGCCCCCGTCTGAAAGGCCAGCCCGCCCCTTCGTTGCTGGAGTGCTTCCTGCAATCGTGCCTCTCCACCGCGCAGCGAGTGTTCACCGCGGAATCCGAGCTGCTCACCATGGCAGAGCGCGTGGTCGGAGGCGGGAAGGGGAATGGGGACGCAGAAGCACAGCCGCACCCCGGATTGAATGGCAATGCCCCGGCACTCTCGGCCGAGGAGCTGAACCGGATCCTTCCCCAGCTTCTGGCGCCGGCGCAACGCCTGCCCTTCAACATCGTCTGCCGCGGGCCACAGAAGTTCGAATGCGCGGAGGTCCCCCTGGCGACGCTGAAGCAGATCAAGCACGCCTGCGGTGTCAGCCTCAACGACGTGGTGCTGGGGCTGGTGACCTACGCGGTCTACAACTATGCCTCGGTGCACAACGTCCGGGCGCGAGGACGGTCGCTGCGCATCGTGGTTCCGGTCAGCATCCGCCGCAAGTCGGAGAGGGGCGAACTGGGCAATCACATCACCTTTGTCCCGGTGACCGTCCCGCTGCATCGCCGCCGCGTCCGTGATCTTGTGTTTGCGGCACATGAATACGTGCAATCCCTGAAGCGCGCCCATGTCGGCGAGCTGGTGGGACTGGCCGGCACACTGCTGGGCGCCATTCCGGCTCCCCTGCAAGCCGCCCTTGGTCCGGTGGCCAGCCAGTTGCCGCTCAGCGTCTGCAACCTGATTTGCACCAATGTGCCGGGCCCACACGATGCCCTTTACTTGCTGGGCCACAAGATGCTGGCCTGCTACCCCTACGTGCCCATCGGCGGGGAGATGGGGATGAACTGCGCCATGCTGAGCTATGACGGCACCGCCTACTTCGGCTTCACGGGCGACGTGCACGCCGTCCCCGACCTGGCGTCTCTGCCGAAGTTCCTGTTGGCCGGCTTTGCCCGCTTGCAGAAGGAGATCGGGATTCGTGCCCCACGACCGGTGCAGGCCCGACCGGCGGCAACGGTGTCCGAGCCCGTTCTCAAATTTCCGGGAAAGAAGCCTGCATCAGCGAAGACTTCCGGGCAGCCAGCAACGAAAGTGGTGGGAGCCGCGGCGGGCGCCGCCTAG